The DNA window CCCGTCCGGCCAGCACCAGCGGGAAGCCCCGCGCCGCGAGCTGGTCGGCGAAGACCGCGCCCAGCCCGGAACTGGCCCCGGTGATCACCGCCCACGCGTGATTGGACATGATTTCTCTTCGATTGCAACGGATTTGACACTCAGAGCGTGGCCGGCCAGGCCGATCGCGCCGCCCAGGATCGGCCAGATCGGCCAGAAGTACGTCGCGGCGGTCGTGGCGGCGACGGCGGCCCAGACCGCGAGCGCGACGACGGCCATGGCCAGGTAGGCGCCCGCGTGCAGGCGCACCCCGCGGCGCGCCGCGGCGACGCGGGCGGCGCGGCGGCGGGGATCGTGGCGGCGGATGCGCTCGACCGGCAGGTCGGTGAGGACCTGCCGAAGCTCGCCGGCGGTGTGCGTCTCGAAGACGGCCTGCAGCCGCGCGTCGTAGTCGGGCAGCTGCAGGTAGCCCTGGGCGAGGGCTTGGCCCAGCAGGTCGGCGGTCTTCTCGCGGTCGCGGTCGCCGGCCAGCAGTTCGAGCGGTGTGGTCATCGGGGGCTCCCTCCGCTGACGATGTGAATAGCATTAACATAGACTACGATGTTAATGTCGTCAACATGGCTCGGGTCGCGCGGCGCAACAGCTACCACCACGGCGACCTCAAGCGCGCGCTGACCGACGCGGCGCTGGCGCTGGTGGCCG is part of the Mycobacterium sp. HUMS_12744610 genome and encodes:
- a CDS encoding DUF1707 domain-containing protein codes for the protein MTTPLELLAGDRDREKTADLLGQALAQGYLQLPDYDARLQAVFETHTAGELRQVLTDLPVERIRRHDPRRRAARVAAARRGVRLHAGAYLAMAVVALAVWAAVAATTAATYFWPIWPILGGAIGLAGHALSVKSVAIEEKSCPITRGR